In the genome of Candidatus Aminicenantes bacterium, the window CGACCCTCCGCGTCAGAATCCGTAGCACAGATGCATCGACAACCGGAAATCCCGTTCCCGGGAGACGAAGTCGGATATTTTCCCCATCCTCAGCACCTGTTCAAACATTAAACGCACCTGCACAGCAGAACCCGGCAAACGATACCCCAGGGATGTGCCCAGGCGGGATCGTGAATCCCGGATTTTTATGGAATCATTGATATCATCGGCGAAACGATCCAGACCTTCAATGGAATTGGATACCCAGGCTTTTGCCCAGGCCGACCAATCCACGCCCGCAGCCGTACGCAGTTCCAATTCAATTGAAGCAGACAAGCCCAAACCATAGTAGTACCCGTAGTTGGCGAGTGTAGACTTCATTTCCTCCAGGGGATTGAAAACATCCGAACCGCTCACGTTCCGGTACTGGGAGTTGGTGTAATCGTTGAGAGCGAAAGCTCCGGTCATGGCAAAATCCAGGGTCGTTTCCGCAGATGTTGTCCATTCGAATCCCCGGCCGCGGTACCGCCACTCCATGCGCGGACCGATCAAGTGAACTGCGGCATACTTGTCAGTAAATTGGGTGGGCAAAGGGATCTGGACGTAATCAATGGGTCGAAAAAACGGGTCTTTTCTCTCATACTTCCAATACTGGCGCTGACTGTACAATTCAAAGGCCATGACAGCGCCAATTATCAAACTGTGGCCCCGCGTATTCCAATCTTTAACCGGCGATAGATCCTGCCAAACCCACCCCCATGGCATGGTTCCGGCCAGGATTTCGTATTCCTCCAATCCATCAGATCCCACCAGCAGTTGCATGCCCAGATGAGTGGATAGAATATCACCGCGCCATTCATTTAACTTACCCGGCTGATCATATCCGGGCACCCGAACCAGGTCGGCGGTCAGGCCGAGTTCAGCAAAACTCCGATGCTGCTCACCCGCAAGGTTTTTTCCGCTGCGATGCCCCGCATACAGGCGGAAACGGTGTGCGCTAAACTCGGGATGAAAGATCGATTGTTTGCGATCCAGCCAGCGGTTAAACGCCCGCATGGGATTGAGCAACCCGCCCATCAGTTTTGCCAACCAGCCCGGGTGGGATTGCAGAAACGACCCGGTCTGGAAAAAAACTTCGCCAACGGGAAATCCCCCTATTATTGTAAAGATGTTGTCGTTGATGGAAATCACTTCCCGCCACTCCACCAGCAATTCCCAATAAAGGGATGTCAGGGTAGTATAAAGCAGGGAACGGGACCAGGAAAGGTAGTTGGTACGGTACGCGTTGTAGTAGATTGCCCCTGACAGGGCATGCCCCCAATTGGTGAAATAGGCGTTGGAGTCAAAGCGCCAGCCGTGGCTGGTGAAAAGGCGACGGGTCTGGTCTTTCCAGTTGAATTTGAACTGCCAGTCCTCCACCCAGTCAATGTACCGACGCCAGTAGTTGGCCTGCGAGGCCCCCATGATCAGCCCGCCTTCGATAAAAGCGCGCAAGGTTTTGGGAGCTGGTTGATAAGAACCGCCTTCGCGCTGGGCGGCGTCTTTGCTGCCGGGATCCCCGCCGTTTTTTTCAGATTTGTCTGAATCTGCATTTTTCTGCTGATTGATCTGGATCGGCGGAGAAAGGGACAGGAACGGCAAGGAATAATTGCCGGCATGGATCCCGAGACGTTTGGGATTCTTTGGAAGAGGGAGAACCGCGGCCGTTAGAATAAACGTACACAACACCAATAAAATTGTCTTTTTCAACAGATTCACCACCGGGAAACCATTCAATCAGGGGCATGGTATCATTCCAGCCCCCCCGGTGTCAATTCCGAAACCAGGCACTATTGGCTTACACGCACCCCTGCTTTCTCTTCCAGGGGGAAATCATCACCCAGAACACAGGAGAAGAGGGTTTCCAGCAGACGGGTGATCGGCCCCGGGGTTTCAGGAACAAGAGTTGCAACCCGGGGCCATTTTACCGAGACACCGCAAAGACGGCGCATGAAAGCCGGGGCTTCCGGATCCCGCAGAAAAAAGTAACCATGACGATGCACAAAAGCGTCGGTCACGTTGTTGAGGATGTCACGGTTGATAATGGACGGGTGGTGAAGCGGATAACCATATGAACCGTTCTGGACTGCATTCAACA includes:
- a CDS encoding DUF3943 domain-containing protein gives rise to the protein MKKTILLVLCTFILTAAVLPLPKNPKRLGIHAGNYSLPFLSLSPPIQINQQKNADSDKSEKNGGDPGSKDAAQREGGSYQPAPKTLRAFIEGGLIMGASQANYWRRYIDWVEDWQFKFNWKDQTRRLFTSHGWRFDSNAYFTNWGHALSGAIYYNAYRTNYLSWSRSLLYTTLTSLYWELLVEWREVISINDNIFTIIGGFPVGEVFFQTGSFLQSHPGWLAKLMGGLLNPMRAFNRWLDRKQSIFHPEFSAHRFRLYAGHRSGKNLAGEQHRSFAELGLTADLVRVPGYDQPGKLNEWRGDILSTHLGMQLLVGSDGLEEYEILAGTMPWGWVWQDLSPVKDWNTRGHSLIIGAVMAFELYSQRQYWKYERKDPFFRPIDYVQIPLPTQFTDKYAAVHLIGPRMEWRYRGRGFEWTTSAETTLDFAMTGAFALNDYTNSQYRNVSGSDVFNPLEEMKSTLANYGYYYGLGLSASIELELRTAAGVDWSAWAKAWVSNSIEGLDRFADDINDSIKIRDSRSRLGTSLGYRLPGSAVQVRLMFEQVLRMGKISDFVSRERDFRLSMHLCYGF